One stretch of Candidatus Bathyarchaeia archaeon DNA includes these proteins:
- a CDS encoding response regulator → MSKQPYSVLVVDDDESIRYSIAAVLELEGYDVDTAENGKEALQKTEKRTYDVALIDFRLPDFAGTDLLEMFKPSTPPMLRFIVTGFPSMQNAIDSVNNGADAYVQKPVDTEKLLETIAKHLKKREDDKKYSELKVVEYIETRAKAFEKTMAKKAASEKSENKNVLR, encoded by the coding sequence TTGAGTAAACAGCCTTACTCGGTTCTAGTTGTAGATGACGATGAAAGCATACGATATTCTATCGCGGCGGTTCTGGAACTTGAAGGATACGACGTGGATACTGCTGAAAACGGAAAAGAAGCCCTTCAAAAAACAGAAAAACGAACCTACGATGTTGCCCTAATTGATTTTCGTTTACCGGACTTTGCGGGCACCGACTTGCTGGAAATGTTTAAGCCCTCAACGCCGCCGATGCTCAGATTCATTGTAACAGGGTTCCCCTCGATGCAGAACGCAATTGACTCAGTAAACAACGGAGCAGACGCCTATGTACAAAAACCTGTGGATACGGAAAAACTGCTGGAAACAATTGCGAAACATCTGAAAAAAAGGGAAGACGACAAAAAATACAGTGAACTCAAAGTAGTTGAATACATCGAAACTCGCGCTAAAGCTTTTGAGAAGACAATGGCGAAAAAAGCTGCGTCAGAGAAGTCAGAAAACAAAAATGTCCTCAGGTGA
- a CDS encoding ATP-binding protein: MNLRMKTLAVFVGTTVCLIGLLHVVSENIILDNFTQLEQTQVGNAVGQLQTALTNEFAQLQNKAKDWAQRDNLYEYLENQSLDFSRSTQALNSWVNLGANYILACDLTCSVTAGIGFNLTTYQQEPIPDSLLTELSNNPKLWNLKNLDSGTTGIIVIPEGPLIVASTAVPSAVAGEPMQGTLILARYLDAEVVAALSRSLQLPVTYSLYNDWLNTNAQVTQNPASSLTLSKPLNTNYIVGYNVVEGINSEPAIVLEVTMPRSVYVQGVITVNYIDRLVLISCVVFSIAILILLEFLYLSKLSKLNSAVSIITKHKNPSERLPTKGNDEIETLTKSINTMLDEIEENNVKLQKAERFSAIGELASMVAHDLRNPLQGIANAAFYLKRTAKPTAPDREKDMIRLIENNVRYSDKIVRDLLDYSREIRLDVQQTTPKKLLSETLTLVNIPEKVKLENLTSDEPPLEVDVDKIKRVFANLINNAVDAMPEGGTLTISATGSNPEVRFVFSDTGVGMTEQTRGKIFTPLFTTKAKGMGFGLSICKRIIDAHGGKIVVNSIVGKGSEFNIYLPTTSDSKEVKTVE, encoded by the coding sequence ATGAATCTCCGAATGAAAACACTGGCAGTTTTCGTAGGAACAACAGTATGCCTCATCGGGCTTCTGCATGTCGTCTCGGAGAACATAATTTTAGACAACTTTACACAACTTGAACAAACCCAAGTTGGCAACGCCGTTGGACAGCTTCAAACTGCATTAACCAACGAATTTGCCCAGCTTCAAAACAAAGCCAAAGATTGGGCGCAAAGAGACAACCTCTACGAGTACCTTGAGAACCAAAGCTTAGACTTTAGCCGGTCCACCCAAGCTCTAAATTCATGGGTTAACCTTGGCGCCAACTACATACTTGCCTGCGACCTCACATGCAGCGTCACCGCAGGAATAGGATTTAATCTAACCACCTACCAGCAGGAACCCATCCCAGACAGCCTGCTAACCGAACTGTCCAACAACCCCAAACTCTGGAACCTAAAAAACCTTGACAGCGGCACCACAGGCATCATTGTCATTCCAGAGGGGCCTCTCATTGTGGCGTCCACGGCGGTTCCTTCTGCAGTTGCGGGGGAGCCGATGCAGGGCACACTTATTTTAGCCCGTTACCTTGACGCAGAAGTTGTCGCTGCGCTGTCAAGAAGTTTGCAGCTTCCAGTCACTTATAGCTTGTACAATGATTGGCTGAACACAAACGCACAAGTGACCCAAAACCCTGCCTCTTCTTTGACGCTTTCTAAACCGTTAAACACGAATTACATCGTTGGCTACAACGTGGTGGAGGGCATCAACAGCGAGCCCGCTATCGTTCTAGAAGTTACTATGCCCAGAAGTGTTTACGTCCAAGGGGTCATAACCGTTAACTACATTGACCGTCTGGTTCTCATAAGCTGCGTTGTTTTCAGCATAGCCATTCTCATTCTTTTAGAATTTCTGTATCTTTCAAAACTCAGCAAACTCAACAGCGCCGTCAGCATCATCACTAAACACAAAAACCCCTCCGAAAGACTACCCACAAAAGGCAACGACGAAATCGAAACGTTAACCAAATCCATCAACACCATGCTTGACGAAATTGAAGAAAACAACGTCAAACTCCAAAAAGCAGAACGGTTCTCCGCCATCGGGGAACTGGCGAGCATGGTTGCACATGACCTTCGAAACCCCCTGCAAGGCATCGCCAACGCAGCCTTTTACCTCAAACGAACCGCCAAGCCAACCGCTCCTGACAGAGAAAAAGATATGATTCGCTTAATTGAGAACAACGTGCGCTATTCCGACAAAATTGTGCGCGACCTTCTGGATTACTCGCGGGAAATTCGGTTAGATGTACAACAGACTACACCCAAAAAGCTTCTGTCGGAAACGCTGACGCTGGTGAACATTCCTGAAAAGGTCAAACTGGAAAACCTGACATCAGATGAGCCACCACTTGAAGTGGATGTTGATAAAATCAAACGGGTTTTCGCCAACCTCATTAACAACGCGGTTGACGCCATGCCTGAAGGCGGAACCCTAACCATCAGTGCCACAGGCTCAAACCCAGAGGTACGCTTCGTATTTTCGGATACGGGTGTGGGTATGACGGAGCAGACACGTGGAAAAATTTTCACGCCGCTTTTCACAACCAAAGCTAAAGGTATGGGTTTTGGTTTGTCGATTTGTAAAAGAATCATTGACGCTCATGGAGGAAAAATAGTCGTGAACAGTATTGTAGGTAAAGGGTCTGAATTCAACATTTACTTGCCAACAACCTCAGACAGCAAGGAGGTGAAAACCGTTGAGTAA
- the pstS gene encoding phosphate ABC transporter substrate-binding protein PstS — MKAATKIVFALLAVAVVVSAAFGYLYVSQPSPSVALSGEGATFPVPLLNAMFITYNSTKTNIQINYNGVGSSGGIRALGGKACDFACSDAPLSASDSTTAPNVLHIPETIGAVAIAYNLPGVSSGLHLTGEVIADIFLGKIFTWNDPAIQVLNPTVTLPAENITVVHRSEGSGTTFIFTSFLSEDNANWKNSLGSAKTVQWPVGLGATGNPGVASVVQANPYAIGYVELAYVIENDMTVAAVQNPSDNFVVPSLESTQIAAQSGASKGLPTGSGDWTGVSLLNAPDPNAYPIVSFSYTLIYQELNVIPSMTHDRAEALVQFLWWMVHDGQEVAPDLEYAALPLNVVQVNEATIQSITFNGQSLPTT, encoded by the coding sequence ATGAAAGCCGCCACAAAAATTGTGTTTGCTTTACTCGCGGTAGCGGTTGTTGTGTCCGCTGCTTTTGGTTACCTTTATGTTTCACAGCCTTCCCCCTCAGTTGCTTTATCTGGGGAGGGCGCCACTTTTCCTGTGCCGCTTTTAAATGCCATGTTCATAACTTACAACAGCACCAAAACAAACATCCAAATAAACTACAATGGCGTGGGCAGCAGCGGCGGCATTCGTGCTTTAGGGGGCAAAGCGTGTGACTTTGCATGTTCCGATGCCCCCTTGAGCGCATCTGACAGTACAACAGCGCCTAACGTGCTGCATATACCCGAAACCATTGGGGCTGTTGCCATAGCCTACAACCTTCCCGGCGTATCTTCCGGGCTTCACCTGACTGGTGAGGTGATTGCGGACATCTTTTTAGGAAAAATATTCACTTGGAATGACCCCGCCATTCAAGTCCTCAACCCAACCGTAACGCTTCCCGCGGAAAACATAACCGTCGTGCATCGCTCGGAGGGTTCTGGAACCACCTTCATCTTCACCAGCTTTCTAAGTGAAGATAACGCTAACTGGAAAAACTCTCTTGGAAGCGCAAAAACTGTTCAGTGGCCGGTTGGGTTAGGTGCTACTGGCAACCCTGGCGTGGCAAGTGTTGTTCAAGCAAACCCCTACGCCATCGGCTATGTCGAGTTGGCCTACGTGATTGAGAACGACATGACTGTTGCCGCAGTCCAGAATCCCTCTGACAACTTTGTAGTTCCATCGCTTGAATCTACCCAAATCGCTGCCCAATCAGGCGCCTCCAAAGGCTTACCCACAGGCAGCGGCGACTGGACTGGGGTCTCTCTTCTTAACGCCCCTGACCCCAACGCATACCCCATCGTCAGCTTCTCCTACACGCTGATCTATCAAGAGCTTAACGTGATTCCCAGCATGACACATGACCGTGCAGAGGCGCTGGTTCAGTTCCTGTGGTGGATGGTTCATGATGGTCAAGAGGTTGCTCCCGACTTGGAGTACGCCGCACTTCCCCTCAACGTTGTGCAGGTAAACGAAGCCACCATCCAATCCATAACATTCAACGGGCAATCTTTACCCACAACATAA
- a CDS encoding GYD domain-containing protein, producing the protein MPTYIVLMRATQKGVADPKTLPKDVEAVNGVVEKFGGKVLDWNLTMGPFDAVAKVEFPDDYTVAAFALAVAQTGNQETTTMRAFSLTEVKKIVEKIP; encoded by the coding sequence ATGCCAACGTATATTGTTTTGATGCGTGCCACTCAGAAGGGCGTAGCTGACCCCAAGACCCTGCCCAAAGATGTGGAGGCAGTTAATGGTGTAGTTGAAAAGTTTGGTGGAAAAGTGCTTGATTGGAACCTAACAATGGGGCCATTTGATGCGGTTGCTAAAGTTGAGTTCCCCGACGACTACACGGTTGCTGCTTTTGCTTTGGCTGTCGCGCAAACTGGAAACCAAGAAACAACGACGATGAGGGCGTTTAGTTTAACGGAAGTGAAGAAAATTGTTGAAAAGATTCCTTAA
- a CDS encoding cyclic nucleotide-binding/CBS domain-containing protein codes for MPKVADFMTKGVLTIDSSKTVLQAAQLMTQKEVGDVVVTINDSPRGIVTERDFVRRVIAKQIPLDTKIVDVMTKPLITITPDASLGEAARKMVENRIRRLPVVRDHQLVGIIAVSDFAKHLSRKTFSENMLEAIWRYPIP; via the coding sequence ATGCCCAAAGTTGCAGATTTTATGACCAAAGGCGTCCTCACGATTGATTCGTCCAAAACAGTTCTGCAGGCAGCTCAGTTAATGACTCAGAAAGAAGTAGGTGATGTTGTAGTCACGATTAACGATAGCCCTCGGGGCATAGTAACGGAACGGGACTTTGTGCGCCGAGTCATCGCCAAACAAATCCCGCTGGACACCAAAATCGTAGATGTCATGACTAAGCCGCTGATAACTATTACACCAGATGCTTCTCTTGGGGAAGCCGCACGAAAAATGGTGGAAAACCGCATCCGCAGGCTTCCCGTCGTCAGAGACCACCAGTTAGTGGGGATAATTGCCGTCTCCGACTTCGCCAAGCACCTAAGCAGAAAAACGTTCTCGGAAAACATGCTGGAAGCAATCTGGCGCTACCCCATCCCTTAA
- a CDS encoding DUF1743 domain-containing protein translates to MTKNTGNLQMHIGFDDTDSTKHGCTTYVAALLVERLEQLGVTFLDYPRLVRLNPNVPWKTRGNGALCLTLQTDPELEADIKECTIDLVEEHSDLNSKGTNPGIVFLTANAVPTEIAAFAKKAETEIVTLKEALNLIRTFHAEALGYNTRRGIIGALAAIGEPLTADHTYELIAYRTKENLGTKRRVNEVSISQMDNALQPYTFNNVDLETKRVVITPRGPDPILFGIRGETAQTVKQAFGMVEALEPVERWVIFRSNQGTDMHLKPVSSLSQAQPYSSVVAKGTVSRAPEVVPVRHVIFGMKDSTAEVDCAAYEPTGELRKIARELVVGDEIKVCGAVRKPHADKPLTLNLEKIDVLKLATKTEPQNPLCPNCGKRLKSMGKNQGFRCEKCKSRFQTLQKAQVAKQRCLQTGLYVTSTRSQRHLTKPLRRYGLEKHGANGVELLAGWHS, encoded by the coding sequence TTGACAAAAAACACGGGTAACCTGCAGATGCACATCGGCTTTGACGACACCGACTCCACAAAGCACGGTTGCACAACCTACGTTGCAGCACTGCTTGTCGAAAGGCTGGAGCAGCTTGGCGTGACGTTTCTGGATTATCCTCGTTTGGTCAGGCTTAACCCGAATGTTCCGTGGAAAACACGTGGAAACGGTGCCCTCTGCCTAACTCTCCAAACCGACCCTGAGTTGGAAGCCGACATCAAGGAATGCACCATAGACTTGGTGGAAGAACATTCTGACTTAAACTCAAAAGGCACCAACCCCGGAATCGTCTTCCTAACCGCCAACGCCGTCCCCACGGAAATTGCGGCTTTTGCTAAGAAAGCAGAAACTGAAATCGTCACCCTTAAAGAAGCCCTCAACCTAATCAGGACCTTTCACGCGGAAGCTTTGGGCTATAACACGCGGCGCGGAATCATCGGGGCGTTGGCAGCCATCGGCGAACCCCTCACCGCCGACCACACGTATGAGCTTATCGCGTACCGCACCAAAGAGAACTTGGGAACTAAACGCCGCGTAAACGAAGTATCCATTTCCCAAATGGATAACGCTCTGCAGCCTTACACGTTTAACAATGTGGATTTGGAGACTAAACGCGTGGTAATTACGCCTCGTGGACCCGACCCCATTCTGTTTGGCATCCGCGGCGAAACCGCCCAGACCGTGAAGCAGGCGTTTGGCATGGTTGAAGCGTTGGAGCCGGTGGAGCGCTGGGTAATTTTCCGGAGCAATCAGGGCACGGACATGCACCTCAAACCTGTAAGCAGCCTAAGCCAAGCCCAACCGTACAGCAGCGTGGTTGCTAAGGGCACCGTTTCCCGTGCACCTGAAGTTGTTCCCGTCCGCCACGTCATCTTTGGTATGAAAGATTCAACTGCAGAAGTGGATTGTGCAGCTTATGAGCCAACGGGTGAGCTTCGCAAAATTGCGCGGGAACTGGTGGTTGGCGACGAAATCAAAGTCTGTGGAGCAGTGCGCAAGCCACATGCTGATAAGCCGTTGACGCTGAATCTGGAGAAAATCGATGTGCTAAAGCTCGCCACGAAAACTGAGCCGCAAAACCCCCTTTGCCCCAACTGTGGCAAGCGCCTCAAATCCATGGGTAAAAATCAAGGTTTCCGATGCGAAAAATGCAAGTCACGCTTCCAGACACTCCAAAAAGCCCAGGTCGCAAAACAGCGTTGTTTGCAGACGGGGTTGTATGTGACTTCGACGCGTTCGCAGCGGCACTTGACCAAGCCTCTTAGACGTTACGGTCTGGAAAAACACGGCGCAAATGGGGTTGAGTTGCTTGCGGGTTGGCACTCTTAA